In Candidatus Cloacimonadota bacterium, the DNA window CAAAAAGTAACTTATAAAGCTTCCCATATTTTTTGGGAATTAATTCTTTCTTGATAAAATGTTGAATAAATAAAGCTCTAACACCGGTATGTTTTGATGAAGAATATCCGAATTTTAATAACAAAGCTGAAATAATATAAAAAGCAGAATAATACAATCTATTCACAGAACTATTAAATGAATCTTCTTTGAATAAAATCTGTGCGACCCGAAAAGATTCTTTTGCTCTGCGGATTCTGTAATTTATATATTCCTTCTTATAATCCTTCATAAATAAATACCTTCGTGAACAACACTTTGATAATATGGAGAACAACTGTTTCTTTTACTGTTCCAGTATTTCAAATTTTCAAAAATTAGATTCAAGATTTCTCCTGATTCTATTTCGATATCATATAATTTATACCTTAATTTTACTTCTTGTTTAAAATCGATTACTTTTGTCAAAAGAATAAAAATATCCCAATCCGAATATTCTCGAAAATCTCCTCTTGCTCTCGATCCGTAAAGGATGATCTTGGCATCTTTATCAAATTGATGTACTTATTCTTTGATTTTCCTAAATAAAACTTCTTTTTTCATGATCTTTCTTGAACCTTTTCAGCGGTTTCTTTCTGCTTCCGCAAAAACAATTAAACTTTCCGAATCTTACATTTAAGAATTCCTTTGTTAGAAGCTTCGGAAAG includes these proteins:
- a CDS encoding HEPN domain-containing protein, encoding MKDYKKEYINYRIRRAKESFRVAQILFKEDSFNSSVNRLYYSAFYIISALLLKFGYSSSKHTGVRALFIQHFIKKELIPKKYGKLYKLLF
- a CDS encoding nucleotidyltransferase domain-containing protein, whose translation is MILYGSRARGDFREYSDWDIFILLTKVIDFKQEVKLRYKLYDIEIESGEILNLIFENLKYWNSKRNSCSPYYQSVVHEGIYL